The window TGTACTGCTGCACGATGTCTTTGAAAGATGTGTCGGGCTTCAGGCCTAAAGCAGCGGCGCGTTCAGCTGTCCCTCCTTTAGCCCAGTTGGCCACAATGTTGGCAATTTGTTCGTTGCGCACAAACTTGACGCGCTGACGAACTTCAGGGCCAGCGACATCTTCAAGCGCTTGCAACATTTCTTTGACGGTCACATTCAAACCGGGCAGGTTCAATGCCAAACGACCTTGCATGGCTTCGCGGCTAGCCTCGAACACGGTGATTAAACCTTTGATGGTGTTTCCGGGTGAAGAAACGGGATGTGACACGTTTTCGTCCACAGGGCAGATGGACTCTACGCCCGCCAATGGCTCACGAATGATGCCACTGAAGAAGGATGAGGCCGCGCCATTGGGTTTGCCTGGACGAACGGTGACTGTCATGAGTCGTGCTGAGCGACCATCGATGAAGCCCTTGCGTGTGAAGTCAGCAATCAGATACTCCAGCATCAGTTTGTGAGTGCCATAGGAGGTCTGAGGTGAGGGCAGTGTGTGGTCGGCAACGCGCTCGGGCATGGGGTTGCTGGGGTCGGGACCGAACACCGCGACAGAGCTGGCAAAAACCAGGCGCGGCACATTGCCGGCTTTGCGCAGACCTTCGAGCAACAAACGTGTGCTGTCCAGGTTAGAGCGCATGCCTAAGTCAAAGTCTTGTTCGCACTCACCCGATACCGCAGATGCCAAATGGAACACGCCATCAAAACCACTGGCAAACAAAGTGCCTTGTTCCAACATCGGGCCCGCATGGCCTTTGACGCGTGGATCGGCCAACAAGTCGGCGGGTGCAGGGAATAAATCGGCAATGTGCAGCTCGGTGACTTTTTGGCCATTGAGCTCTCCTTTTTTGAGAATTTCACGGGCTAAGCGCGCGCCAACAAATCCTGCGCCACCGGTAACGAGTAATTTCATGATGAATGCTTTCTAAAAATAGAGGTTCGTTGATCAGTGGTTGTCTTTGGGCACGAAGGCGCCGCGCTTGCCCACCAAGAAGTCGAGGTCGCAACCTTCGTCGGCCTGCAACACCGTATCGACATACAGCTTCCAGTAGCCAGACTTTAAAGGTGGTTCGGGGCGAACCCATTTGGCCAAGCGCGCTTTCAATTCGTCATCGCTGATGAGCAATTGCATTCTGCGCTCGGGCACGTTGAGTTCAATCATGTCGCCATTTTGAACCACGGCCAAAGGACCGCCATCAGCGGCTTCTGGGGTGGTGTGCAAGACCACGGTGCCATAGGCTGTACCACTCATGCGAGCATCGCTGATGCGAATCATGTCGGTGATGCCTTTGCGCAGCACCTTGGGTGGCAAGGGCATGTTGCCCACTTCAGCCATGCCTGGGTAGCCTTTGGGGCCGCAGTTTTTCAAAACCAAGATGCAGTTCTCATCGACATCCAAGGATTCGTCGTCAATGCGTTTGTGGAAATCGTCGCTGTCTTCAAACACCACTGCACGCCCGGTGTGAACCATTAAGGCCGGTGTGGCGGCGCTGGGTTTGATCACGGCACCGCGTGGTGCCAAGTTGCCACGCAAGATGGCAATGCCCGCTTTTTCTTTGAAAGGTGCGGCCAGTGTTTTGATGACACGTGGGTCGTAGTTTTCTGCGCTGGCCACGTTTTCGGCCACAGTCTTGCCGCTGACAGTCAAGATGTCCTTGTGCAAAAACTGTTGAATCTCTTTC is drawn from Limnohabitans sp. 103DPR2 and contains these coding sequences:
- the denD gene encoding D-erythronate dehydrogenase, encoding MKLLVTGGAGFVGARLAREILKKGELNGQKVTELHIADLFPAPADLLADPRVKGHAGPMLEQGTLFASGFDGVFHLASAVSGECEQDFDLGMRSNLDSTRLLLEGLRKAGNVPRLVFASSVAVFGPDPSNPMPERVADHTLPSPQTSYGTHKLMLEYLIADFTRKGFIDGRSARLMTVTVRPGKPNGAASSFFSGIIREPLAGVESICPVDENVSHPVSSPGNTIKGLITVFEASREAMQGRLALNLPGLNVTVKEMLQALEDVAGPEVRQRVKFVRNEQIANIVANWAKGGTAERAAALGLKPDTSFKDIVQQYIDDCKQPYYPATALDGLKK